One segment of Nostoc flagelliforme CCNUN1 DNA contains the following:
- a CDS encoding retropepsin-like aspartic protease family protein: MLQSFLSRATLIFLSSALAVLCVACSEDQRNTATGGNEQPAPIGDQASVQPAVEPTTPAVTPTPEAEPLEPSESEPSLFEMGLDKAVGAWSISRSAQSPGDWILVANQYQDAIALMQRVRRQSPEFAIAQTKITEYRRQVKYAQQQANPRPVRVAEPKRIVVVVPQRITTPKYTSPLSPPQEINPLPPKPALPSSAVVIPDQEVFTAPIKRRLGGTPIVEVTFNGQRQFEMIVDTGASGTVITQEMANTLGIVPVGKAKANTASSRAVEFPVGYVNSMAVGGVTVNRVAVAIAGTELETGLLGHDFFGNYDVTIKRNVVEFRPQLRSQINSSETQLTPPTSSKLPRFVGYP, encoded by the coding sequence ATGCTTCAGTCTTTTTTATCCCGTGCAACCCTAATTTTTCTATCAAGCGCTCTAGCGGTTTTGTGTGTTGCCTGTAGTGAAGACCAACGGAACACTGCGACTGGTGGCAATGAGCAACCCGCGCCAATTGGGGATCAGGCATCAGTACAGCCTGCCGTCGAACCAACAACACCAGCAGTTACCCCTACCCCAGAAGCAGAGCCGCTAGAGCCGTCTGAAAGTGAACCAAGTCTTTTTGAGATGGGGCTAGACAAAGCTGTTGGCGCTTGGAGCATCAGCCGATCTGCTCAATCTCCAGGTGATTGGATTTTGGTGGCGAATCAGTACCAGGATGCGATCGCGTTGATGCAAAGAGTCAGGCGACAAAGCCCAGAATTTGCGATCGCTCAAACCAAAATTACTGAATATCGTCGCCAAGTTAAATATGCCCAACAGCAAGCTAATCCTCGCCCTGTGCGCGTCGCCGAACCGAAGAGGATAGTAGTTGTGGTTCCCCAGAGAATAACTACACCAAAGTATACCTCACCTCTATCGCCTCCACAAGAAATAAACCCGTTACCACCAAAACCAGCTTTGCCCTCATCAGCAGTGGTAATTCCAGATCAGGAAGTATTTACAGCCCCGATTAAAAGGCGGCTTGGTGGAACGCCAATTGTCGAAGTCACCTTCAATGGCCAGCGACAATTTGAGATGATTGTGGATACGGGAGCCAGTGGCACTGTAATTACCCAAGAGATGGCAAATACCTTGGGAATAGTGCCAGTGGGGAAAGCTAAGGCAAATACTGCTAGTTCTAGGGCTGTAGAATTTCCTGTGGGCTACGTTAATTCGATGGCAGTTGGCGGGGTGACAGTGAATAGAGTAGCAGTAGCGATCGCAGGTACGGAACTAGAAACTGGACTTTTAGGACATGACTTTTTTGGTAACTACGATGTCACCATCAAACGTAATGTAGTAGAATTTCGCCCGCAATTGCGATCGCAAATCAATTCCTCAGAAACTCAACTAACTCCTCCAACTTCGTCCAAGCTGCCCCGCTTTGTAGGATATCCTTAG
- the trpD gene encoding anthranilate phosphoribosyltransferase has product MITPPIPAQESSASWYVLLQQLIDGQSLSRTQAAELMQGWLSEAVPPELSGAILTALNFRGISADELTGMAEVLQSQCSPLSTQHLELGTVIDTCGTGGDGSSTFNISTAVAFVAAASGIPVAKHGNRSASSLTGSADVLEALGVNLSASSEKVQAALQEVGITFLFAPGWHPALKAVASLRRTLKVRTIFNLLGPLVNPLRPTGQVVGLFTPKLLATVAEALQNLGKEKAIVLHGREKLDEAGLGDLTDLAVLSDKEVQLTSINPLDLDLAPASIGMLRGGDVQENAVILKAVLQGKGTQAQQDAVALNASLALQVAGSIALLDHAQGIKIAKDILQSGAAWTKLEELVEFLRN; this is encoded by the coding sequence ATGATAACTCCCCCAATCCCTGCTCAAGAATCCTCTGCTAGCTGGTATGTCCTGCTGCAACAATTAATAGATGGCCAATCCTTATCCCGTACTCAAGCTGCTGAATTGATGCAAGGTTGGCTCAGTGAAGCAGTTCCCCCAGAGTTATCAGGGGCTATTTTAACAGCGCTGAACTTTAGAGGCATTTCTGCCGACGAGTTAACCGGCATGGCTGAAGTACTACAATCTCAATGTTCCCCACTCAGCACTCAGCACTTAGAACTCGGCACTGTAATAGATACCTGTGGCACTGGTGGAGATGGTTCATCAACCTTTAATATTTCTACAGCAGTTGCATTTGTCGCCGCAGCATCTGGTATACCTGTCGCGAAACACGGCAATCGTTCAGCGTCAAGTCTCACGGGAAGTGCAGATGTATTGGAAGCCTTGGGTGTAAATTTGAGTGCATCCAGTGAAAAAGTACAAGCCGCACTACAAGAAGTTGGGATCACTTTCTTGTTTGCCCCTGGTTGGCATCCAGCACTCAAGGCGGTTGCCTCATTACGGCGGACTTTGAAAGTGCGAACAATTTTTAATTTGCTCGGGCCGTTAGTAAATCCCTTGCGTCCAACTGGGCAGGTAGTGGGCTTATTTACTCCTAAGCTTTTAGCAACAGTTGCCGAAGCTTTACAGAATTTGGGCAAGGAAAAGGCGATTGTGCTGCACGGACGAGAAAAACTTGATGAGGCTGGGTTAGGAGATTTAACTGACTTGGCGGTGTTATCAGACAAAGAAGTGCAGTTAACTAGCATTAATCCCCTAGATTTGGATTTAGCGCCTGCATCCATAGGTATGCTTCGAGGTGGAGATGTCCAAGAGAATGCGGTGATTCTCAAGGCGGTACTCCAAGGTAAGGGAACTCAGGCACAACAAGACGCAGTAGCCTTAAATGCGTCTTTGGCGCTGCAAGTAGCAGGTTCGATCGCACTCCTAGATCACGCCCAAGGGATTAAAATCGCTAAGGATATCCTACAAAGCGGGGCAGCTTGGACGAAGTTGGAGGAGTTAGTTGAGTTTCTGAGGAATTGA